A section of the Mangifera indica cultivar Alphonso chromosome 12, CATAS_Mindica_2.1, whole genome shotgun sequence genome encodes:
- the LOC123192115 gene encoding probable leucine-rich repeat receptor-like protein kinase At1g35710, with protein MGLSTLKRAFSLLSLLMFVVMSHSSPDVASDPSQEAMALLKWKASLQNHNHSLLPSWTLSSPNVTNTSIDLKTKLSLCTWFGISCNHAESITSVNLTNTSLKGTLHELSFSLFPNLALIDLSVNELFGVIPPQISYLKNLKVLHLYSNKLSGSIPNEIGNLNSLIDLDLGENQLSGSIPYSIGNLTNLKALYLHTNNLFGAILEEIGNLKFLLDLELSINQLSGSIPHSIGNLSNLKVLYLYSNNLFGAIHEEIGNLKYLSDLGLNTNQLSGSIPRAIGNLSNLKFLYLYGNNLSGAILEEIGNLKSLSDLALNTNQLSGSIPRAIGNLSNLKFLYLCGNNLSGAIPEEIGKLKSLSYLALNTNQLSGSIPRAIGNLSNLKFLYLYENNFSGAIPEEIGNLKSLSDLALSTNQLSGSIPRAIGNLINLKVFYLYGNNLSGAIPKEIGNLKSLSDLALSTNQLSGSIPRAIGNLSNLKVFYLHTNNLSGAIPEEIGNLKSLSDLELSTNQLSGSIPRAIGNLSNLKVFYLHNNNLSGAIPEEIDNLKSLSDLVLNKNQFSGPIPHFIGNLSNLKYLYLDRNNFYGTIPAEIGNLKFLLNLSLSHNHLSGVIAPSLTNLSNIKMLSLAYNDLSGLIPGKVGN; from the coding sequence ATGGGGTTGTCAACCTTGAAGAGAGCTTTTTCACTTCTTTCCCTGCTTATGTTTGTTGTTATGTCTCATTCTTCACCTGATGTTGCTTCTGATCCTTCTCAAGAAGCAATGGCTCTTCTAAAATGGAAAGCCAGCCTTCAAAACCACAACCATTCTCTTCTGCCATCTTGGACTCTTTCTTCTCCAAATGTCACAAATACTTCTATCGACCTCAAAACCAAATTAAGTCTATGCACTTGGTTTGGAATCTCTTGCAATCATGCCGAAAGTATCACAAGTGTTAACTTGACCAACACAAGTCTGAAAGGCACACTTCATGAACTATCTTTCTCATTATTTCCCAATCTTGCACTCATTGATCTAAGCGTGAATGAACTCTTTGGTGTCATCCCTCCTCAAATCAGCTACCTAAAAAATCTAAAGGTCCTTCACCTTTATTCAAATAAGTTATCTGGTTCTATTCCTAACGAAATAGGAAACTTAAACTCTCTAATAGATTTAGATTTGGGAGAAAATCAATTAAGTGGCTCTATACCTTATTCTATTGGAAACCTGACCAACTTAAAAGCTTTATACCTCCACACAAATAACCTTTTTGGCGCCATTCTTGAGGAGATAGGCAACTTGAAGTTTCTTTTGGATTTAGAGTTAAGCATAAATCAATTGAGCGGCTCTATTCCTCATTCCATAGGAAATCTTAGCaacttaaaagttttatacCTTTATAGTAACAACCTTTTTGGTGCCATTCATGAGGAGATAGGCAACTTGAAGTACCTTTCGGATCTAGGGTTAAACACAAATCAATTAAGTGGCTCTATTCCTCGGGCTATTGGAAACTTGagcaacttaaaatttttatacctcTATGGAAACAACCTTTCTGGTGCCATTCTTGAGGAGATAGGCAACTTGAAGTCCCTTTCGGATTTAGCGTTGAACACAAATCAATTAAGTGGCTCTATTCCTCGGGCTATTGGAAACTTGagcaacttaaaatttttatacctcTGTGGAAACAACCTTTCTGGTGCCATTCCTGAAGAGATAGGCAAGTTGAAGTCCCTTTCGTATCTAGCGTTAAACACAAATCAATTAAGTGGCTCTATTCCTCGGGCTATTGGAAACTTGagcaacttaaaatttttatacctcTATGAAAACAACTTTTCTGGTGCCATTCCTGAGGAGATAGGCAACTTGAAGTCCCTTTCGGATCTAGCGTTAAGCACAAATCAATTAAGTGGCTCTATTCCTCGGGCTATTGGAAACTTGATCAACTTAAAAGTTTTCTACCTTTATGGAAACAACCTTTCTGGTGCCATTCCTAAGGAGATAGGCAACTTGAAGTCCCTTTCGGATCTAGCTTTAAGCACAAATCAATTAAGTGGCTCTATTCCTCGGGCTATTGGAAACTTGAGCAACTTAAAAGTTTTCTACCTCCACACCAACAACCTTTCTGGCGCAATTCCTGAGGAGATAGGCAACTTGAAGTCCCTTTCGGATCTAGAGTTAAGCACAAATCAATTAAGTGGCTCTATTCCTCGGGCTATTGGAAACTTGAGCAACTTAAAAGTTTTCTATCTCCACAATAACAACCTTTCTGGTGCCATTCCTGAGGAGATAGACAACTTGAAATCCCTTTCGGATTTAGtgttaaacaaaaatcaatttagtGGCCCTATTCCTCATTTTATTGGAAACTTGAgcaacttaaaatatttatacctCGATAGGAACAATTTTTATGGCACCATTCCTGCAGAGATAGGTAACTTAAAGTTCCTTTTGAATTTATCGTTAAGTCATAATCATCTTAGTGGTGTCATTGCTCCTTCCCTTACAAATTTGAGCAATATTAAAATGTTGTCTCTTGCTTATAACGATCTTTCTGGTTTAATTCCCGGTAAAGTGGGAAACTAA